A single region of the Pyrodictium occultum genome encodes:
- a CDS encoding HAD-IB family phosphatase: MGEQHRCRIRLAVFDVDGVLLPIRSSWGYIHERLGTREASRLNYRLFMEGRIGYWEWMFLDTLAWIEARPGITRWDLEQLFESIPVGEDAREAVRILREAGIEAALVSGGVDVAVARVARELGIRHWVSPALAFDPWGRLVPGGEPRLEADRKDRAVLSLARRLGYTMREVAFVGDSRWDLRGMREACLAVAVNPHDPHVEQEADYVARDLVDAAYFILEHSTAWRAGRRRPGR, translated from the coding sequence GTGGGGGAGCAGCATCGCTGCAGGATAAGGCTAGCCGTCTTCGACGTCGACGGGGTGCTGCTGCCCATCAGAAGCAGCTGGGGCTATATCCATGAGAGGCTCGGCACCAGGGAGGCCAGCAGGCTGAACTACAGGCTGTTCATGGAGGGCAGGATAGGCTACTGGGAGTGGATGTTCCTCGACACGCTGGCCTGGATAGAGGCGAGGCCCGGCATAACCCGCTGGGATCTCGAGCAGCTGTTCGAGAGCATCCCGGTCGGCGAGGACGCGCGGGAGGCAGTCCGCATACTCCGCGAGGCCGGGATAGAGGCGGCCCTGGTCAGCGGCGGGGTAGACGTGGCTGTGGCGAGGGTGGCCAGGGAGCTGGGGATACGGCACTGGGTCTCCCCGGCCCTGGCCTTCGACCCCTGGGGCCGCCTGGTCCCCGGCGGGGAGCCGAGGCTGGAGGCCGACAGGAAGGACCGCGCGGTGCTGAGCCTCGCAAGGCGCCTGGGCTACACTATGAGGGAGGTGGCATTCGTGGGCGACAGCCGCTGGGACCTGCGGGGGATGCGCGAAGCCTGCCTAGCGGTAGCGGTCAACCCCCACGACCCCCACGTGGAGCAGGAGGCGGACTACGTGGCCAGGGACCTGGTCGACGCGGCCTACTTCATACTCGAGCACTCGACGGCCTGGAGGGCCGGCCGGAGGCGGCCGGGGCGGTGA
- a CDS encoding Gfo/Idh/MocA family protein produces the protein MAVRVAVVGAGYMGSAHARVLSRIAREHPGLVELAYIVDVDRGRAGLAAARYGGRPLERVGELPRDSVDLAIVAVPTRHHYRVAVELLERGVRGLLVEKPLAASLEEAARLVEAVEEAGAWAAVGHVERFNPAVWALHRLAARGLIGEPLTLVARRVGPFAPRAGDTDVVYDLGVHEADNALALALEAPVVVRAYTLGRIVSGLNDYALLVLGFTWGYASLEVNRITPFKQRLLYLTGSRGTATLDYMAQELRLYTELGETRVRVEKEEPLYLEDLHALAALQQGRSPLVDIHQGLAAMLVCAAGLEAAVRGRDLALEETSAYRDHGQLLARALEGYRRYREAVEACSGPRGCAG, from the coding sequence ATGGCCGTCAGGGTCGCCGTGGTCGGGGCAGGCTACATGGGGTCCGCCCACGCCCGGGTGCTCTCGAGGATCGCGCGGGAGCACCCGGGGCTTGTGGAGCTAGCCTACATAGTCGACGTCGACCGCGGCCGGGCGGGGCTGGCCGCGGCCCGGTACGGGGGCAGGCCCCTGGAGCGGGTGGGGGAGCTGCCCAGGGACTCCGTGGACCTGGCCATAGTGGCTGTGCCGACGCGCCACCACTACAGAGTGGCCGTGGAGCTGCTGGAGCGGGGCGTGAGGGGGCTGCTCGTCGAGAAGCCGCTCGCCGCGAGCCTGGAGGAGGCGGCCAGGCTCGTGGAGGCTGTGGAGGAGGCCGGCGCCTGGGCCGCGGTGGGGCATGTGGAGCGGTTCAATCCCGCCGTCTGGGCCCTCCACCGGCTCGCCGCCCGGGGGCTGATCGGGGAGCCGCTCACCCTGGTGGCCAGGAGGGTCGGCCCCTTCGCCCCGAGGGCGGGGGACACGGACGTGGTCTACGACCTCGGGGTGCACGAGGCCGATAACGCTCTCGCCCTCGCCCTGGAGGCCCCGGTGGTGGTGCGGGCCTACACTCTTGGCAGGATAGTCTCGGGGCTGAACGACTACGCCCTCCTAGTCCTAGGCTTCACCTGGGGCTATGCCAGCCTCGAGGTGAACAGGATAACCCCGTTCAAGCAGCGGCTCCTCTACCTCACCGGCAGCAGGGGCACGGCCACGCTGGACTACATGGCCCAGGAGCTCCGGCTCTACACGGAGCTGGGCGAGACCCGGGTGCGGGTGGAGAAGGAGGAGCCGCTATACCTCGAGGACCTCCACGCCCTAGCCGCCCTCCAGCAGGGGAGGAGCCCCCTCGTGGACATCCACCAGGGGCTGGCGGCGATGCTGGTCTGCGCCGCCGGCCTAGAGGCGGCCGTGAGGGGCAGGGACCTGGCCCTGGAGGAGACGAGCGCCTACCGGGACCACGGCCAGCTGCTCGCCAGGGCGCTGGAGGGCTACCGCCGGTACCGCGAGGCCGTGGAGGCTTGCAGCGGGCCCCGCGGCTGCGCGGGCTAG
- a CDS encoding nucleotide sugar dehydrogenase, whose product MAGACPRRLAVIGGGFVGLHAAVHAALRGVEEVVVVDIDPGVVERIESGDASRLHVREPYVVENWPRVRGRIRASTSYEAARGAEAFIVAVQTPLRGGRVDYTPLRRAAEGLAGVVKPGALVSSEVTIYPGGTVELLAEPLSRLTGLRLDEELLVAHAPERLSPGSARWTPENIPRVVGAVGPRSLEAALRLYRGCLGVPVHPVDDIRVAEASKLLENSFRLLNISFVNELKRSLDRLGIDVRRVIEAASTKPFGYMPFYPGPGAGGACLPKDARMLEEYTGSLLLRIARHVNETQPLYYAALLLKRIRSHGARRILFYGLGFKPGSPYPANSPVLRVAEELAQLDPGLEVRRYDPQIPWLSDFAGEEEALDWAELVARWGYRGRPTRGKPVVQIEDL is encoded by the coding sequence TTGGCCGGCGCCTGCCCTAGAAGGCTGGCCGTGATCGGCGGGGGCTTCGTGGGGCTCCACGCCGCGGTCCACGCCGCCCTCCGGGGCGTGGAGGAGGTTGTGGTGGTCGACATCGACCCCGGGGTGGTTGAGAGGATAGAGTCGGGTGACGCCTCGAGGCTCCACGTGAGGGAGCCCTACGTTGTCGAGAACTGGCCCCGGGTCCGGGGGAGGATTAGGGCGTCGACTAGCTACGAGGCCGCCCGGGGCGCAGAGGCGTTCATAGTAGCGGTCCAGACCCCGCTCCGCGGGGGCAGGGTGGACTACACCCCCCTCCGCCGCGCCGCCGAGGGCCTGGCGGGCGTGGTCAAGCCCGGGGCCCTCGTATCCTCAGAGGTTACCATCTACCCGGGCGGCACGGTGGAGCTGCTGGCCGAGCCCCTCTCCCGCCTCACCGGGCTCCGGCTGGACGAGGAGCTGCTGGTCGCCCATGCCCCGGAGAGGCTGAGCCCCGGCTCGGCCCGCTGGACCCCGGAGAACATCCCCCGGGTGGTGGGGGCCGTCGGGCCCCGGAGCCTGGAGGCGGCGCTCCGCCTCTACCGCGGCTGCCTCGGCGTCCCCGTCCACCCCGTCGACGATATTCGCGTCGCCGAGGCGTCCAAGCTCCTCGAGAACTCTTTCCGGCTCCTAAACATATCCTTCGTCAACGAGCTTAAGAGGAGCCTGGACAGGCTGGGGATAGACGTCAGGAGGGTTATAGAGGCCGCCTCTACCAAGCCGTTCGGCTACATGCCCTTCTACCCGGGGCCCGGGGCCGGCGGCGCCTGCCTCCCCAAGGACGCGCGCATGCTCGAGGAGTACACCGGCTCCCTGCTGCTGAGGATAGCCCGCCACGTAAACGAGACCCAGCCCCTCTACTACGCGGCCCTCCTCCTCAAGAGGATACGCAGCCACGGGGCGAGGAGGATCCTCTTCTACGGGCTCGGGTTCAAGCCCGGCTCCCCCTACCCGGCCAACAGCCCGGTGCTCCGGGTGGCCGAGGAGCTGGCGCAGCTCGACCCCGGGCTGGAGGTGAGGAGGTACGACCCCCAGATACCCTGGCTGAGCGACTTCGCGGGCGAGGAGGAGGCCCTCGACTGGGCCGAGCTGGTGGCTCGCTGGGGCTACCGGGGCCGCCCCACCAGGGGCAAGCCGGTGGTGCAGATCGAGGACCTCTAG
- a CDS encoding CDGSH iron-sulfur domain-containing protein: MARLIIHRARGPVPVKDRRGVTVAAICMCGLSKKYPFCDGSHLKTRDEEEGKLYIYDEEGNRVGEVGEEELKKLLGAERLRSV, translated from the coding sequence ATGGCTCGGCTCATCATACACCGGGCCAGGGGGCCCGTGCCCGTCAAGGACCGGCGCGGCGTGACCGTAGCTGCTATATGCATGTGTGGGCTCAGCAAGAAGTACCCCTTCTGTGACGGCAGCCACCTGAAGACAAGGGACGAGGAGGAGGGCAAGCTGTACATATACGACGAGGAGGGCAACCGGGTCGGCGAGGTGGGCGAGGAGGAGCTGAAGAAGCTGCTCGGAGCCGAGAGGCTGCGCAGCGTCTAG